The genomic stretch ACTAAAGAACAGAACACCATCAAAATCCCTTTGAAACGCCTTTGGATTTAAATGGGTTCGGTAAACTTCCAATTCTTTATACTGAACGTTATTTTTCGCTAAAGTATCAGGGAGTTCATCCCTTCTCTTGTTGCCGCAAAGAAATATAAAAGACTCATTTTGATGGTCTTTCACAAGAATTTTGGCCAATTCTGATGCGTTTTGAACCATTTCAACCACTTTTGCGCCATTTTCTTCCAAAAGTGCTTTTGTTTTTTCACCCACACAGTAGGCGCGGAAATTTGATTTCTCGTGACCCTCGGATTGATTCAAAAATACCTTAACGGCATTCTTACTTGTGAAAATATAGTTGTTGTAAGTGAACGGGATTTTTACATCCAACAGCTCAATTTTTAGGGCATCGTACTCCACCAATCCCAAACCAGAATTTAGAAAAAGCTCCTTTTGGGACGGACTCAACATTTTAGTGGACAGTACTGTTTTCATTTCTGATTTCTTGCATCAATTTGTCGCCTCCTTTTTGCAACACTTCTTGGGCGCTTGCTTTTCCTAGGTTTTTGGCATCCGATAGCTTTGCTTCTTTTTTGATTTCGATTTTCTGCTTTCCATCCAAAGAGAAAACAACACCTTCAAAATAAACCATATGGTCTTTTATTTGCGCCAAAGCGCCAATCGGAGCAGTACAGCCACCTTCCAAAGTGCGCAAGAATTCACGCTCAATAGTAGTACTGATTTCAGTTTCGGAATGGTTGAGTTTGTCCAATGCTTCTTTGGTGAAATCGTCCTCTTCCTTGGCCACGACCAACATCGCACCTTGCGCTGGGGCGGGAATCATCCAATCCAATTGAATGGCATCTTTGGGCAATAGTTTGATGCGTTCCAATCCGGCCTGTGCAAAAATGGCGCCTTGCCAATCGTTTTCAATGAGTTTTAGGAGCCTGGTGTTTACATTTCCCCTAAGATCAACCACTTTGTGGTTGGGATATTTGTTCAGCCACTGGGCTTTTCGGCGCAAACTGCCTGTGGCAATGGTGGCAGGTTGGTCGTTTTCCAAAAAATTGGACCCTTTGTGAACCAAAATATCGTAGGTCATCGCGCGCTCCAAAACCGCAACTTGTACTATTCCTTTCGGCAGCTTGGTGGGCACATCTTTCATAGAGTGTACCGCAATGTCAATGTCTCCTTTGAGCAGGGCAACATCCAAGGTCTTGGTAAAAATGCCCGTAACGCCCAACTCGTAAAGTGGCTTGTCCAATACTTGGTCTCCCAAAGATTTGGTCGGCACCAAAATGGTGTCGTACCCAAGTGCTTCCAGCTTTTGTTGCACGGTGGTGGCTTGCCACAGCGCCAATTCGCTGTCGCGGGTTCCAATGCGGATTATTTTGCTCATTTGGAGTGGAGTTCTAGCTGAAATACTTTCTGGATCAGTTCCAGACTGTCATCGGTATCCACCTCGTTGCTCTTTAAGTGGTTGGCAAACTGTTTGGTGATTTTTTGGATGATCCGGTCGGAGATAATTTCTGCCTGAAGTTGGTCGAATCCTTCAATTTTTTTGGTCTGAAAATCGATTTCCTCGGTTTTCATCGTGTTCAGTTTGTCCTTGAGTGCATTGATCACAGGGGCAAACTTGCGGGTTTCCAGCCATTTCAGGAAATCCTTTTTTACTTTTTCTATGATAGCCTCCGCTTTGGGAACGTATTCTTTTCGTTTGGTCAAGGTCTCGTCGGTAATCTGCGAGAGTTGATCTAGATGCACCAAGGTCACATTGTCCAGTTCCTTCACATCGTCCGATACATTTTTAGGTACCGAAAGGTCCAACACCAACAAGGGTTTTTTGGGATAGATGAGTGCTTTGGAAACGGTGGGCAATTGGGCACCCGTGGCGACTACAAGAATATCAGCTTTGCGTATCTCGGTTTGCAGATCCCCATAATCCTTTACGGTCAAATGAAATTTGCCCGCAATGTCCTCCGCCTTTTCCCGAGTTCGGTTGATCAATGTAATGTGGGAATTATTGGAATGCTTCACCAGGTTTTCACAGGTATTTCTTCCAATTTTCCCCGTTCCGAACAAGAGGATGTTCTTGTTGGAGATGTCGTCTACATTGTCCAAAATATATTTTACCGAAGCAAAAGCTACGGATGTGGCACCAGAAGATATTTCCGTTTCGTTTTTGATGCGCTTGCTGGCCTGAATCACGGCATTGCACAAACGTTCCAAGAACGGATTGGCCATTTCTTGCTTTTTGGAGCGATAAAAGCCTTGTTTTATTTGGCTGATGATTTCAAAATCGCCCAAAATCTGACTGTCAAGACCAGTTCCCACTTTGAACATATGCGAAATGGCATCGTGGTTTTTGTACACGTAGGCCACTTCCTGAAACTCTTCAACCGTTCCGTGGGTCTCGTCACAAAGCAACTTGATGAGCTGGTAGGGATGTTGCGCAAAACCGTAGAGTTCGGTACGGTTACAAGTAGAGATGGCCAGAAGACCATCAATTCCGATTTCCTTGGCCTTGCCCAAAATATGGTCAATGGCAGGAACATCCAGACTGAACTTTCCTCTAACCTCTGCATCCGCCTTCTTGTAACTCAAACCAACGGCATAGAAGGAATTATGTTTTGAAATATGGTAGTCCCTCATAAAGGATATAAATCGCAGCACAAAAATAACAGGCTTGTAGATCAAAAAATAACGCTAGCGGCACTATAAATAACTGCAAGTGTTATTTTATGGTTTATTTTTCTTAAAATTGGGGTGAAGCATTGTTATTATTGATAAATTTGATGATGAACAATACAATTTAGAGCGATTCTAAATTAACTAAAACGCAAAATCAGATTGAAAACCAATATGAAAAATATCGCTAGCGGTTCTTATGACGAAATTTTGGTCGAGGACGGGATTTATATACTTAAAATTCAAAACGATGCCAAAGAACCTAAACTTATTGAACGTGATATTGACAGCTCTTACATTCAATTTCACTTTTGTTTAAAAGGAAAGTCCAAGTTTAATTTTAACGAGGGAAACTATTATTTGGAGGTCAATGAAGAAAACTCCTTGTTGCTCTACAATACCCAAAAAGATTTGCCTCTGGACTTGGTAGTTTCACCGGGTTCTTGGTTGGTATCCGTAGTGATGACCATCAGAAAGTTTCATTCCCTGTTTTCGGATGAAGCTGATTATATCCCTTTTTTAAGTGATGATAACAAGGAAAAGAAATATTACTCACAGGAAATGGTGTCGCCGGCAACTGCCGTTGTGTTGAGCCAGTTGATGAATTTCAACCTGCATCCATCCGTCAAAAAACTGTATTTAAAAGGCAAGGTCTACGAATTGATCTCGCTCTATTTCAACAAAACCGAGGATGCCGATTTGGAACAATGCCCCTATTTGGCCGATGAGGACAATGTGCGTCGTATCCGTATGGCCAAGGAGATCATGATTTCCCGAATGGCCGAGCCGCCAACATTGGCCGAACTGTCTCAAGAAGTGGGGTTGAGCCTTAAAAAGTTGAAAGAAGGCTTCAAACAGATCTACGGAGACTCCGTATTTGGTTTTTTGTTCGATTATAAAATGGAATATGCCCGCAAAATGTTGGAAACCGGGAAGCACAATGTCAACGAAGTAGGACTAAAGGTCGGGTACAGTACTGCAAGTCATTTTATAGCCTCTTTTAAAAAGAAGTTCGGCACAACACCCAAAAAATACTTAACTTCCAACGTCTAAACAAACAACAAATGAGAATCTTCACATTATCCCTGCTTGCCTTTTGTTTTATGTTTCAAATGGCTGCGCAAGACACACCTACAACCGAATCGGAAGCTAAAAAAATGCCCGAGTTGGTACTGATATTTACAAAAACCAAGGGTTGGAGGCATAAGTCCATAGAAAAAGGAGTGCAGACCTTAAGAGAACTTGGTAGGCAAAACGGCTTTATCGCTTTACAAACGGAATCAGGGGAGGATTTTACAGCATCAAACCTTAAAAATTACAAACTTGTTGTGTTTTTAAGCACCACGTTGGATGTGTTGAACGACGCACAGCAACGTGCATTTGAATCGTACATAAAAGGAGGAGGTGCTTTTTTGGGCATTCATGCCGCATCGGATACCGAATTTGATTGGCCTTGGTACGGTAAGTTGGTCGGGGGTTATTTTGTGAGCCATCCCAACGACCCCAACGTCCGGCAGGCAAAAATTGATGTGGTGAGCAAGGCGCATCCGTCCACGGAGCACTTACAGGATTCCTGGACTAGAACCGATGAGTGGTACAACTTTAAGGATTTAAATCCGGACGTTACTGTTTTGCTCAATTTGGATGAGACCACTTACGAAGGCGGAACCAACGGCTCCAATCACCCCATAGCTTGGTATCACGAGTTTGATGGTGGAAGGGCTTTTTACACCGGAGGAGGCCATACCGAAGAGTCCTATGACGAACCCATGTTCCGTCAACACCTTTTGGGAGCGATTGAATGGTGCCTAAAGCGAAAGTAAGGTCGGTCTTGCCACTATGATTCCAATATTGCTCTTGATGTTTTTCAGGTAATCCGCCAAAGGCAATTCTGAGATTTCCACTTCGCCATTTTTGCTTGAAGCGTGCAATAAATGCAATCTTCCATCAGGTTGATGGATGGCGATTCCCGTATGGGTCACGTCCAATCCTTTTATGGAGGTGGCCAAGGCAAGAATGTCTCCCGATTTGATGAGGTGCTCCTTGTCTTCAATTTGATCCTGTGGCAAATAGCAAAGCTTTTCTTTGGCAATTTCTTTTTCCACCGCCAACATGGACTCAAAATTTTCATCACTGGCCAAAAATGGATACAGATTGCGGTGCGTCCCCATAAAATTGATGGGTTTTTCCAGCTCCACGCCACCCAGTTCCGCAGTGATATCTTTTACCAATCCCTTTTTCTCGTTGTTGCGAATCCATTCCGTAAAGTAGTGGAGACGAGAGGGATATCCGTTTAAATCACCATTTCTATACCGAACGGTCTCTAAATTGTCGGTAAAATTCTCAAAAGCTGTCTGCTGGTGCTGCAACATCAAACTGAAAGCCAACACATTTTCCACAAAAGTGGTGCAATCCAGCCCTCCAAAATTCACGACCAAGGTTTCTGTATCGCCGACTTCAAGGGTTTTTTCCACATAGGGCGTTCCCAAAAAGGATTGTCCAACCAAAGCAATGGTATCCCCTAAGTTTGATGCTTTTGTTTGCTCCAAGTCAGCGATTTTGGCCTCAAAAAGTGACTTGTCCTCAGGAGAACAGGTAATTTTTTGTGCATTTACAAAGGCTCCCAACATCAAAAAAGCCGCAATTATCCTAATCTTCATTTTTATCATCTTTACGTTCAACAGTCAATCGGGTGGTTCTCGCAATGCTCTCTGGATAGTTTTCTTGTAAATATTCAATAAGCTTCTCACGGACATGTACCCGCAAATCCCAACCCGTTGGCGAGTCTTTGGCACTTACCAAGGTGCGTATCTCCACATAATTGGGTTTGGTGTCGGTGACTTGCACCACATTTACCTTGCCGTCCCAAAGGTCGGTATTGTTCAAAATTTCAGTTTGCGCTTCCCTGATTTTATCGAACGGAACATTGTAGTCCATATATAAAAATATCGTCCCCAACAGTTCAGAGGACGTCTTGGTCCAGTTTTGGAACGGTTGGTTGATAAAGTAGGGCGTGGGCACTATCAAACGTCTTTTGTCCCAAATGCTCACCACAACATAGGTAAGGGTAATCTCTTCGATGCGGCCCCATTCGCCTTCCACAATGACCACATCATCCAGTTTTATGGGCTGGGCAATGGCAATTTGGATACCTGCCAAAATTGTCCCGATAAACTGCTGTGCCGAAAAACCGATGATGATTCCCGCGACTCCCGCAGAAGCAAAAATACTGATGCCCACTTCGCGGATTTCTTCAAAACTCATCAGCATAAAGCCGGTAGCCAACAGAATTATAATGAAGATAAAAATGCGTTCCAATATAGTGAACTGGGTATAGACCTTTCGTGCCTTTAAATTGTCCGCAACTCCAATGTCATAATTTTGAATGACCGCTTTTTTGATGATTTTGAGCAAAGCGATCATTGCCCAGGCCATGGCAAAAATGAAGAGAATGGTACTTGCTTTTTTAAACCAGTACTCCGCGTCTTCCAAATTTAATAGGTCGCGGAGCGCCTTCATTCGTAGGAGAATTGATATAAAAATCAATACTAATGGGAAGGCCAAGCGCCGAAAAGCACTTTTGGGCAGCAAATATTTAGGATTCTTGCCCAAACGTTTCATTAGGACCGAAGTGCCCCAATACAGAATAATGAGGACAAGCAGGGTCACACCCAAGTAAATGAGCGATTCTTTGGAAACGTTGTCGTAAAAGGACTCCATATTTTCAAAAATAAGGTAGAAAAGTCAAGAAAGTAAGATTGCTTAAACAAAATCGAGAAACATTATTTGGTCATAAGAAAGTATTTTGATGCGGAAAAGGTCAAGTCCACTTCGTGTTGTATTTTAGCGGCCTAAACTTACAAGCCGTGAAAAAAGGAGTTTTATTGGTCAATTTGGGGTCGCCAGATAGCCCGACTGCCAAAGATGTAAAGCCGTATTTGGATGAATTTTTGATGGACGAACGTGTCATCGATGTCAATCCTGTTTTAAGGAATATCATCGTGCGCGGAATTATTTTGAACACGCGTCCGAAGAAATCCGCGGAGGCCTATTCCAAAATTTGGTGGGATGAAGGGTCTCCTTTGATCATTATTTCCAAAAGATTCGCGGAAAAAGTACAAAAACACACAGAACTTCCAGTGGCTTTGGGGATGCGTTACGGTTCTGGGTCCATTAAAGAAGGTTTACAAGAATTGAAGAAGAAAGGAGTGGATGAGGTGTTCTTGGTGCCTTTGTATCCACATTATGCCATGTCTTCCTACGAAACAGTGGTGGTGAAA from Flagellimonas oceani encodes the following:
- the hemA gene encoding glutamyl-tRNA reductase, giving the protein MRDYHISKHNSFYAVGLSYKKADAEVRGKFSLDVPAIDHILGKAKEIGIDGLLAISTCNRTELYGFAQHPYQLIKLLCDETHGTVEEFQEVAYVYKNHDAISHMFKVGTGLDSQILGDFEIISQIKQGFYRSKKQEMANPFLERLCNAVIQASKRIKNETEISSGATSVAFASVKYILDNVDDISNKNILLFGTGKIGRNTCENLVKHSNNSHITLINRTREKAEDIAGKFHLTVKDYGDLQTEIRKADILVVATGAQLPTVSKALIYPKKPLLVLDLSVPKNVSDDVKELDNVTLVHLDQLSQITDETLTKRKEYVPKAEAIIEKVKKDFLKWLETRKFAPVINALKDKLNTMKTEEIDFQTKKIEGFDQLQAEIISDRIIQKITKQFANHLKSNEVDTDDSLELIQKVFQLELHSK
- the hemC gene encoding hydroxymethylbilane synthase codes for the protein MSKIIRIGTRDSELALWQATTVQQKLEALGYDTILVPTKSLGDQVLDKPLYELGVTGIFTKTLDVALLKGDIDIAVHSMKDVPTKLPKGIVQVAVLERAMTYDILVHKGSNFLENDQPATIATGSLRRKAQWLNKYPNHKVVDLRGNVNTRLLKLIENDWQGAIFAQAGLERIKLLPKDAIQLDWMIPAPAQGAMLVVAKEEDDFTKEALDKLNHSETEISTTIEREFLRTLEGGCTAPIGALAQIKDHMVYFEGVVFSLDGKQKIEIKKEAKLSDAKNLGKASAQEVLQKGGDKLMQEIRNENSTVH
- a CDS encoding ThuA domain-containing protein, giving the protein MRIFTLSLLAFCFMFQMAAQDTPTTESEAKKMPELVLIFTKTKGWRHKSIEKGVQTLRELGRQNGFIALQTESGEDFTASNLKNYKLVVFLSTTLDVLNDAQQRAFESYIKGGGAFLGIHAASDTEFDWPWYGKLVGGYFVSHPNDPNVRQAKIDVVSKAHPSTEHLQDSWTRTDEWYNFKDLNPDVTVLLNLDETTYEGGTNGSNHPIAWYHEFDGGRAFYTGGGHTEESYDEPMFRQHLLGAIEWCLKRK
- a CDS encoding N-acetylmuramoyl-L-alanine amidase-like domain-containing protein, producing MKIRIIAAFLMLGAFVNAQKITCSPEDKSLFEAKIADLEQTKASNLGDTIALVGQSFLGTPYVEKTLEVGDTETLVVNFGGLDCTTFVENVLAFSLMLQHQQTAFENFTDNLETVRYRNGDLNGYPSRLHYFTEWIRNNEKKGLVKDITAELGGVELEKPINFMGTHRNLYPFLASDENFESMLAVEKEIAKEKLCYLPQDQIEDKEHLIKSGDILALATSIKGLDVTHTGIAIHQPDGRLHLLHASSKNGEVEISELPLADYLKNIKSNIGIIVARPTLLSL
- a CDS encoding helix-turn-helix transcriptional regulator, whose translation is MKNIASGSYDEILVEDGIYILKIQNDAKEPKLIERDIDSSYIQFHFCLKGKSKFNFNEGNYYLEVNEENSLLLYNTQKDLPLDLVVSPGSWLVSVVMTIRKFHSLFSDEADYIPFLSDDNKEKKYYSQEMVSPATAVVLSQLMNFNLHPSVKKLYLKGKVYELISLYFNKTEDADLEQCPYLADEDNVRRIRMAKEIMISRMAEPPTLAELSQEVGLSLKKLKEGFKQIYGDSVFGFLFDYKMEYARKMLETGKHNVNEVGLKVGYSTASHFIASFKKKFGTTPKKYLTSNV
- a CDS encoding uroporphyrinogen-III synthase, which gives rise to MKTVLSTKMLSPSQKELFLNSGLGLVEYDALKIELLDVKIPFTYNNYIFTSKNAVKVFLNQSEGHEKSNFRAYCVGEKTKALLEENGAKVVEMVQNASELAKILVKDHQNESFIFLCGNKRRDELPDTLAKNNVQYKELEVYRTHLNPKAFQRDFDGVLFFSPSGIRSYLLENSLGNGILFCIGETTAAEAQKHSKNIIIANKPTVENVLVQAIKELSIQTDAERSRSTFQHRKNN
- a CDS encoding mechanosensitive ion channel family protein translates to MESFYDNVSKESLIYLGVTLLVLIILYWGTSVLMKRLGKNPKYLLPKSAFRRLAFPLVLIFISILLRMKALRDLLNLEDAEYWFKKASTILFIFAMAWAMIALLKIIKKAVIQNYDIGVADNLKARKVYTQFTILERIFIFIIILLATGFMLMSFEEIREVGISIFASAGVAGIIIGFSAQQFIGTILAGIQIAIAQPIKLDDVVIVEGEWGRIEEITLTYVVVSIWDKRRLIVPTPYFINQPFQNWTKTSSELLGTIFLYMDYNVPFDKIREAQTEILNNTDLWDGKVNVVQVTDTKPNYVEIRTLVSAKDSPTGWDLRVHVREKLIEYLQENYPESIARTTRLTVERKDDKNED